Proteins encoded together in one Macadamia integrifolia cultivar HAES 741 chromosome 8, SCU_Mint_v3, whole genome shotgun sequence window:
- the LOC122087732 gene encoding cationic amino acid transporter 6, chloroplastic-like — MAASQQSPESIFCCSTYLQSLSQIPHRLRKRILATWTPDQEINHIRLRSGADMKRKLKWYDLIALGVGGMLGVGVFVTTGIVARNISGPAVFVSYIIAGFSALLSSLCYTEFSIEIPVAGGAFSYLRVTFGEFVGYFAGANILMEYVLSNAAVARSFTEYLSSTFGAIDKNSWRVEVGGLATGYNRLDFTAVALVLLLTICLCYSTKGSSNLNLVMTIFHVVFFGLIIISGFCNGSGENLIHPRGLAPFGVRGVFDGAAMVYFSYIGYDSVSTMAEEIKNPSRALPVGILGSVLIVSVLYCLMALSLCFIVPFNEISDAAFTSAFQKMSGWKWMSIVVGVGASLGIVASLLVAMLGQARYLCVIGRARLVPVWLAKVHPSTGTPLNATLFLGICTALIALFTELEIVLEMISIGTLLVFYLVANALIFRRYVVDDGTNGNNHQLPTLLFLLLLSSTSVGFSLSWKFKVQWWGLSILGGLIIIITAFFRYKVPCGRRSTQWSVPFMPWPAAVSIFLNVFLMTTLNKIPFIRFGIWACLVTLFYVLYGVHSTYRAEELLTGDVETNQISST, encoded by the exons ATGGCAGCCTCTCAACAATCGCCTGAAAGCATATTTTGCTGCAGCACTTATCTTCAATCCCTCTCTCAAATACCACATAGACTCAGAAAAAGAATTTTAGCTACATGGACTCCAGACCAGGAGATCAACCATATAAGGTTAAGATCAGGTGCAGACATGAAAAGAAAACTGAAGTGGTATGACTTGATAGCTCTTGGTGTAGGAGGAATGCTTGGTGTTGGAGTTTTCGTGACAACCGGTATCGTAGCACGCAATATCTCTGGTCCTgctgtttttgtttcttatatCATTGCTGGATTTTCAGCTCTCCTTTCTTCATTGTGTTACACCGAATTCTCCATCGAAATTCCTGTCGCCGGTGGCGCCTTTAGTTATCTTAGAGTAACTTTTG GAGAGTTTGTGGGCTACTTTGCTGGAGCTAACATATTAATGGAGTATGTACTGTCAAATGCGGCAGTGGCAAGAAGTTTCACAGAGTATCTTTCTAGCACCTTTGGAGCAATAGATAAGAATTCATGGCGAGTTGAAGTAGGAGGATTGGCAACAGGTTATAATAGATTGGATTTCACTGCTGTTGCTCTTGTTCTACTTCTCACCATCTGTCTATGTTACAG TACCAAGGGGAGCTCTAACCTAAACCTTGTCATGACAATCTTTCATGTGGTCTTCTTTGGGCTTATTATAATTTCTGGGTTCTGTAATGGGAGTGGTGAGAACTTAATACATCCAAGAGGATTAGCTCCTTTTGGTGTAAGAGGTGTTTTTGATGGAGCAGCAATGGTTTACTTCAGTTATATTGgttatgattctgtgtcaaccaTGGCAGAAGAGATCAAGAACCCTTCAAGGGCACTTCCAGTAGGCATTTTGGGATCTGTTCTCATTGTTTCTGTGCTTTATTGCTTGATGGCCTTGTCTCTGTGCTTCATAGTCCCTTTCAATGAG ATATCTGATGCTGCCTTCACTTCGGCTTTCCAAAAGATGTCTGGCTGGAAATGGATGAGCATTGTGGTTGGGGTTGGTGCAAGCTTGGGAATTGTGGCTTCTCTTCTTGTTGCCATGCTGGGTCAAGCCAGGTACCTTTGTGTTATTGGAAGGGCTCGGCTCGTCCCGGTCTGGTTGGCCAAGGTCCATCCTTCTACAGGCACCCCTTTGAATGCCACCCTCTTCTTGG GTATATGCACTGCTTTGATTGCACTTTTCACTGAGCTTGAGATAGTACTAGAGATGATCTCCATTGGCACACTCTTGGTGTTCTACCTCGTGGCGAATGCCCTAATCTTTCGGCGCTACGTTGTAGATGATGGAACCAATGGGAACAATCACCAGCTTCCCACACTCCTCTTCTTATTGCTCCTCTCATCAACCTCAGTTGGCTTCTCTCTATCATGGAAGTTCAAGGTACAATGGTGGGGGCTATCCATACTAGGTGGGCTTATTATCATCATCACTGCCTTCTTCCGCTACAAGGTCCCTTGCGGTCGCCGGTCCACCCAGTGGTCGGTGCCATTTATGCCATGGCCAGCTGCAGTCTCAATCTTCCTTAATGTCTTCCTCATGACCACATTAAACAAGATACCTTTCATAAGGTTTGGAATATGGGCTTGTTTGGTGACATTATTCTATGTGTTATATGGTGTTCACTCAACATACCGTGCAGAGGAATTGTTGACTGGGGATGTTGAGACAAACCAGATTTCATCCACCTAG